One window from the genome of Musa acuminata AAA Group cultivar baxijiao chromosome BXJ1-4, Cavendish_Baxijiao_AAA, whole genome shotgun sequence encodes:
- the LOC135645516 gene encoding pentatricopeptide repeat-containing protein At1g74900, mitochondrial-like produces MLPSSRNKRHLLLLLNPIPDSLHSISFFSSSSNFATQNQARAPPESDLPSLIAQLVRTHSGDPRALSRSLSRRLPDDAWPPPLVDRVLKLLWNDAPRALLFFRSLLLLPSFHPAASSFDHAVDLAARIHDHCSVRFFLGLRGRIALPPSPRTFAILFERHTSAGKPDRAVRAFLSMHHQGCPQDLHAFNTLLDTLCKSRRVRKAASLLKVFRDRFRPDAVTYNIIADGWCRIKCTSQALEVLREMVELGIEPTKNTYNILLKGYFRADQVKEAMQFFKQMKKRGRKDSPSDSECRPDVVSYTTMVHGLGVAGQLDNARKLFDEMVGEGCLPSVATYNALIQVICKKGCVKDAILLFDEMLRKGYTPNSITYNLVIRGLCHAGKMDEAMGFFSRMKLDGCEPNVQTYTILIRYWLEEGEFEKGLELFGRMGEQESCLPNLDTYNVIISAMFVRRRPEDMLVAGKMVMEMVERGHLPRKFMFNRILNGLLLTGNQEFAKELLRLQEKYRCLHREIRL; encoded by the coding sequence ATGCTTCCCTCGTCTCGAAACAAACGCCACCTCCTCCTACTCCTCAACCCCATACCCGACTCCCTTCATTCCatatccttcttttcttcttcttccaactTCGCAACACAAAACCAGGCTCGAGCGCCACCAGAAAGCGACCTCCCCTCCCTCATCGCCCAACTCGTCCGTACCCACTCCGGCGACCCTCGCGCCTTATCCCGTAGCCTTTCCCGCCGCCTTCCTGATGATGCGTGGCCaccgcccctcgtcgatcgcgtcCTCAAACTGCTCTGGAACGACGCCCCCCGCGCCCTCCTCTTCTTccgctccctcctcctcctcccgtccTTTCACCCCGCCGCCTCCTCCTTCGACCATGCCGTCGACCTCGCCGCTCGGATCCACGACCACTGCTCCGTCCGCTTCTTCCTCGGTCTCCGCGGCCGCATCGCCCTCCCGCCTTCCCCCCGCACGTTCGCCATCCTCTTCGAGCGCCATACCAGCGCCGGCAAGCCCGACCGCGCCGTCCGGGCCTTCTTGTCGATGCACCACCAGGGGTGCCCCCAGGATCTGCACGCCTTCAACACCCTTCTCGACACACTTTGCAAGTCTCGCCGCGTCCGGAAGGCCGCCTCACTCCTTAAGGTCTTCCGTGATCGGTTTCGCCCCGACGCCGTGACGTACAACATCATAGCCGACGGCTGGTGCCGGATTAAGTGTACGTCCCAGGCGCTCGAGGTGCTGCGAGAGATGGTGGAGTTGGGGATCGAACCGACGAAGAACACTTACAACATTCTTCTCAAGGGATACTTCAGGGCAGATCAGGTGAAGGAGGCGATGCAGTTCTTCAAGCAGATGAAGAAGCGAGGACGAAAGGATAGTCCCAGCGATTCAGAATGTCGGCCTGACGTCGTCTCCTACACGACGATGGTGCATGGACTAGGCGTTGCAGGGCAGCTCGATAACGCCCGGAAACTGTTTGATGAAATGGTTGGTGAGGGATGCTTGCCTTCAGTTGCGACTTACAATGCTTTGATCCAGGTTATTTGCAAAAAGGGTTGTGTTAAAGATGCCATCTTGCTGTTTGATGAGATGTTGAGGAAGGGATACACTCCGAATTCCATTACCTATAATCTGGTGATTCGAGGGCTCTGTCATGCTGGAAAGATGGATGAAGCAATGGGATTTTTCAGTAGGATGAAGCTTGATGGATGTGAGCCCAATGTGCAGACATATACCATTCTGATAAGGTACTGGCTTGAGGAGGGGGAGTTCGAGAAGGGCTTGGAGCTGTTTGGGAGGATGGGAGAGCAGGAGAGCTGTTTACCGAACTTGGATACGTATAATGTCATTATCAGTGCGATGTTTGTGAGAAGACGGCCTGAAGACATGCTGGTAGCTGGGAAGATGGTGATGGAGATGGTCGAGAGGGGCCATTTGCCAAGGAAGTTCATGTTTAATCGCATATTGAATGGTCTGCTGTTAACTGGGAATCAAGAATTTGCAAAGGAACTTTTGAGATTGCAGGAGAAATATAGATGTCTGCATCGAGAGATCAGATTGTGA